GCTGGTCGCGACCAATTTCTTCGGCCAGAACTCACCGGCCATTGCCGCGACCGAGGCCCACTACAGCGAAATGTGGGCGCAGGATGCCGCAGCCATGTATGGCTATGCGGCCAGCTCCGCGGTGGCTTCGGCCCTCACCCCATTCGAAGCTCCGCCGCAGGTCACCGACGCCGCCGGCGTTGCCTCACAAGCCGCCACGGTCTCGCAGGCCACCGGCGAAGCCGCCTCGACCCAGACCACCCTGGCCTCACTGGTGAACTCTCTGCCCTCGACGCTGCAGGGGCTGGCGACTCCCACGTCGCTGGGTTCGACGGAGTCGGCCGCCGCGATCCTGCCGACCACCGGGTCCACCTCCAGTGGCGACCTGGCCAACATGCTGAACATTGCCGTCATGCCGTTGTTCGCGCTCAGCAGCTTGTTGAGCATCGCGCAGACCATGCAGGGCATGGCGCAGGCGGCGGCCGCGCAGGTCGCCGAAGTCGCGGCGGATGCGGCCGAGGCAGCGGCGGGTGCGGTGGACGCGGGCGCCATAGGCGCCATGGGACAGGCCGCCGCCCTCGGCTCGCTGTCGGTACCACCCGCCTGGACCAGCGTGATCCCAACCGCACACCTCGCCGGGGTCAGCTCGGCGCTGCCCGCTGCCGGCGGTGGCGGACCGGTGAGCACGGTGCCACCCAGCCTGCTGGGCGGATTGCCACGCAACGCCGCAGCTCAGGGACCGGTTGCCGGTCCCCGCTACGGCCTGGTGCCGACTGTGATGGCGCAACCGCCGTCCGCTGGGTACGGCACTTTCGCCTGACCCCGTCGGCCGGCTGGGAGCGCATACATTGCACGCCCGGCGCGTCTCCGCTCAGCAGTCTCCAAAATCATTGTTATCAGACTCACAGTTCATCTTTTTGCTGTAAATCATTCTAAATGTATGTATACTAGCCATGCGGCGGTTGTCTGGTATGTGGTTGGACTAGAAGCCCGAAGGGGGCAGGTTAGATGAAGGTGGTTCTTTTCTGCGGCGGCTACGGCATGCGAATGCGCAGCGCTGACGGCGACCTCGTCCCGAAGCCGCTACAGATGGTGGGCCCGCGACCGCTGCTCTGGCACGTGATGCGCTATTACGCGCATTACGGCCACACCGAATTCATTCTGTGCCTCGGCTACGGCCAGGCCATGGTCAAGGAATTCTTCGTCAACTACCGCGAGACCGAGTCCAACGACTTCGTGATGCGCGGCGGCAACGTCGAACTGCTCGACACTGACATGTCGGACTGGACCATCACCTTCGTCGATACCGGGCTGGAGTCGCCGATCGGCGAGCGCCTGCGTCGGGTGCGCAAGTACCTCGGCGACGACGAGTACTTCCTGGCCAACTACGCCGACGTACTCACCGATGCCCCGCTGGACACGATGATCGACCGCTTCCACGACAGCGGCGCCACCGCCTCGATGCTCGTCGTGCCACCACAGTCGTCGTTCCACTGCGTCGACGTCAGCACCGGCGGCGACATCAAGGAGATCGCCCCGATCGCCAAGTTCCCGATCTGGGTCAACGGCGGCTACTTCGTGCTGCGCCAGGACGTGATCGACCTGATCCCGGAGAACGGCGATCTAGTCGGCGACGCATGCATGGCGCTGGCCGGCACCGGGCAGCTGTTGGGCTACCAACACGACGGATTCTGGAAGCCGGCCGACACCTTCAAGGAACGCGCCGAACTCGACGCCGACTACAACCGCGGTATCCGCCCCTGGGCAGTTTGGGAGACCCCCGAACCGGCGGACCTGTCAGCATGAACCCGCTGACCATCGGGGGCGGCATTGCCTCCGTCGCCGTCGTGGGCGCCCATTGCGACGACATTGTCATCGGCGCCGGTGCGACGCTGATGCAGATCGAGCGCGACAACCCCGGTCTAGTGATCCACGCGCTGGTGTTGAGCGGCGCGGGAACCGACCGGGAAATCGAAGAGAAGAGCGCGTTCGCGGCCTTCTTCCCGCGCGCCGACGTGCGACTGACCGTCGCCGACCTGCCCGACGGACGCCTGCCGCAGTACTGGGGCCAGGTGAAGCAGCGGCTCGCCGAATTCCGCCACAGCTGCCACCCGGACCTGGTGCTGGGACCTCAGCGCGACGACTACCACCAGGATCACCGCCTACTCGCCAAGCTGCTTCCCACCGAGTTCCGCGCCCATCTGCTACTGGGCTACGAGATTCTCAAGTGGGAGTCCGACCTACCCAATCCCACGCTCTACGTACCGATTCCAGCCGACCTCGCTCACCGGAAGGCCCGGCTGCTGGCCCAGTGCTATCCCTCGCAGGCCGCGCGGGACTGGTTCGACGACGAGATGTTCCTGGGGTTGATGAGGGTCCGCGGCGTTCAATGCCGATCCCGGTACGCCGAAGCCTTCGTGGTGGAGAAGGCCGTACTGAGCCCGATCACCAGCCGCCCGGGCGCCTGACGACACGGTTCGACTCACAAGAGGGGACAACAGATCCGGATGAAGTACACACCCACCAGCGTCGCGGGCGTGACGATCGTCGACATCGAACCGCACCGCGACCACCGTGGCTTCTTCTCGCGAGTCTTCTGCGCCGAAGAATTCGCCGAGCACGGACTGATACCCGACGTCTCCCAGACCAGCATCTGCTTCAACCAGACTCGCGGCACGGTGCGCGGCCTACACCGCCAACTCCAGCCTCACGCCGAAGCCAAGTTGGTGCGCTGCATCCGCGGCGCGATAGCCGATGTCGCGGTGGACGTACGACCGGAGTCGCCGACTTTCGGCAAGCACGTAATGGTGGAGTTAAGCGCGGACAACCACCGCGCCCTGTTCCTGCCGCCCTATGTTGCACACGGCTTCCAAACTCTCACCAACGACACCGAGCTGATCTACCAGATCAGCGGGCCGTACGTGCCGGGCAGCGAAGAGAACTTCCGTTACAACGACCCAGAATTCGGTATCCAATGGCCTCTGCCGGTGACGGTCATCTCCGAAAAAGACGCCAGCTGGCCCCTGTTGACTGCCGGGCTGGCCCCGACCGGAACCACCCCGAGATGACCCGGCCACGCGAAACACATTGGGGGTAGCGCGGTTATGACCAACAACGCATGCCCCCAAGCCTCGGTACGTATGGTCGTCAGCGGCAGCATCGTCGAGCGCTGCGAAACTCACGAGGTGCTGTCGATCATCGACTCGCGGCTAGGCCCGAACTCCGGACGTGCCTTGGCGGTTGGCTCGGTAAACCTCGATCACCTGCACCACTTCCGTAGGCTGGGCGCAGCCCCCAACGGCCTGCTGGATTGGCTGCTGCTTGCCGACGGCATGCCGATCGCCTGGCGCGGTCAACTGCTCACCGCCAAACCGTGGCCCCGGGTGACCGGCGCCGACCTGCTCCCGGCAGTACTGGCGTTGGCAGAAGCCGACGGACACCGAGTCGGGTTCTTCGGCGGCAGCGCGGCGACGCATCGCCGGTTGGCCGAACATTTGCGCGAAACCAATCCCGCGCTGGCGGTTTCGGGCATGTGGGCGCCCAACCCCGACGACATCGAAACCGGATCCCCGCAGCTGTGTTCAGCGATCCGGGCGGCACGGACCGACATCCTGATCGTCAGTCTAGGTAAGCCTCGACAGGAGCATTGGGTCGACCAGCACGGGTACGCCACGGGCGCAAAGGTTTTCCTACCATCGGGCGGTGCCATCGACTTCCTGGCCGGCACCACTAGCCGCGCGCCCGACTGGATGCAGCGGTCCGGACTGGAATGGCTGTATCGGCTGACTCGCGAACCGCGCCGGCTGGCCCGTCGCTACCTGCTGCAAGGTCCGATCGCGCTGTTGCGCGCCCTTCGCGCCCAGCTGATCTGCTACCCCGGCGTCCACTACGTCGCCACACCCGTACACGAGCATGTCGAAACCTCCTGCGTCAGAACCGAAGCGGTGTCCGCATGACAGAGGAGCGGCCAGCATGACTGCCACACTACGAACACAGAAACGCCGGTCCGCTGTCGTCCCGCTGCCCATGGCGAAAAACGGCGTGGGTGGGTTTCCGCGTTGGCAGCAACAGTACTCGGCGCGGCTGCGCATCACCGACTCGATCATCGTCTGCGTGGCGATCTTGCTCGCGCAGTTGGTCCGATTCGGCGACACCCCTAACAGGTCCGGGTATCCGGGCCCGGTGATGACGCTGTTCTCGTGTCTTTTCGCACTGCTGTGGCTCACTTCGATCTCGGTGTTCCAAGCCCGTTCCCCCCGCGTCATCGGTGCGGGCATCGACGAGTACCGCCGCATCGCCAGTGCGTCATTCTCGGTGTTCGGCATCATCGCGATGGTCACGCTGCTCGCCAAGATCGATCTGGCTCGCGGGTATCTGGCCGTCGCACTACCGGTCGGTACACTCGGCCTGCTGCTCAGCCGCAACGTGTGGCGTAAATATGTGTGGCGCAAGCGAGCTCAGGGCCACTACCAGACAATGGTGCTGGCGATCGGCGATCGGTCCGGCGTCACACACTTGGCGCACGAACTCATCCGCAGCCCCAGAGACGGCTATGTCGTTGTCGGCGTGTGCATCCCAGGCTACGGCGGGTACCGCGGTGAAACCATCAAAGTGGGCGGCAAGGAGATCCCGATCCTCGGGGACGAGACCGGTGCCGTCGCAGCCGTCGGCGCGTGCGGGGCCGACACGGTGGCAGTTACACGCACCGAACAATTCGGGGTGCACGGCATCCGCGACCTGATGTGGCAACTCGAGACGATGGACGTCGACATGGTGGTCTCGCCAGGCGTGATGGACGTCGCGGGGGCCCGGTTGACCATGCAGCCCATCGCGGGATTTCCACTGCTGCACGTCGACAAGCCGCAATACGAAGGGACGCAACGCCTACAGAAGCGCGCGTTCGACTTCTGCTTCGCCCTGGCCGCGCTGCTGGCTACCGCGCCCATACTGGTCCTGGCCGCCATCGCCATCAAGTTGACTAGTAGGGGTCCCGTCTTCTACCGCGCCGAACGCATCGGCCTGGACGGCCAGCCCTTCACGATGTTGAAGTTCCGCACCATGGTCGACGGCGCGGACCAGCAGATCGACCACCTGCTGCCGCTGAACCAGGGGTCCGGCATGCTGTTCAAGATCCACCAGGACCCCCGCGTCACGTCGGTCGGAAAAACGCTGCGCCGCTACAGCATCGACGAGTTGCCGCAATTTATCAACGTGCTCAAACAGGACATGAGTGTGGTGGGTCCTCGCCCGCCGCTGCGGCGCGAAGTGGAGAACTACGACGGCCAGGTCAAGCGGCGGCTGCTGGTGAAGCCGGGCGTCACCGGCCTCTGGCAAGTCAGCGGACGCTCCGACCTGTCCTGGGACGACTCGGTCCGACTCGACCTTTCCTATGTAGACAACTGGTCGATGGCCGGCGATCTAGTCATCATCGCCCGCACCCTCAGAGCCGTCCTCGCTAGCGACGGAGCCTATTGATGAAAGGCGGTCGCGTGATCGAGCCGACGGCACAGGCTCCGCAGGAGGAGTCCCCGGAGTCGTCGGCTGTGCCCGACGTACCGCAGTCACGGATTGCGCACGCGTTCTCGATCCAGCTCATCTGCCGGTCGCTGGGAATGGTGGCCTCGGTGATCTCGGTGTCGATGACCGCGCGCTATCTGGGCCCGGGTCGCTACGGGCAGCTGATGGTCGCAGTCGCCTTCATCGGAATGTGGACCAGCATGACCGATCTCGGCATTACCACCGTGATCGTGCGGCGCGTCACGTCCGGCCGCGGCGAGCTGGAACGTCTGGTCCGCGTCAACAGCGGCCTTTCCCTGGCGTATTGCATTCCGCTGGCGGTGATCGCCTCCGTCACCGGCTGGCTGATCTACCGCGACGCTGACGTCCGCGTGATGCTGGTGGTGTTGTCCGGGCAACTGCTGATGTTGACCATGCGCACCCGGTTCGAACCGGTATTCCTTTCCACGGTGCGCTTTTCCGCGGTCGCCGCCTCCGACGTCGTAGGCCGGTTGGGCACGCTGGCGATGATCAGCTGGCTGGTGACCACCCACGCCGACGTCGCCTGGTTTGCGGTCGCTCAACTAATTCCGCCGCTCGTGCAACTGGCCATCCAGGGTGCGGCAGCCGCCCAGCACATCTCGCTGCGCCCGGTCTTCTCAGCCACCGAATCCATCGACCTGCTACGGGAAAGCCTGCCGCTGATGGGCGTTGCGGTAATCGGAATACTGTATTGGCGCGCCGACGGGGTGATCCTGTCGCTCCTCAACTCCCACGCCGAAGTCGGCGTGTACGGCTTGGCCTACACGCTCGCATTCAACACCGAGGCGTTGTCGGTCTTCTTCCAGAAGTCGACGCTGTCGACCGCCACCGGGCTGTATTCCCGCGACGTCGGCGCCTACGTCGCATTCCTGCGCCGCAGTGTGGAACTCATGAGCTTCCTTGCCTTCCCGGTCGCCGTGGTGGGCACGTTGCTGGCCGGACCGCTGATCGAACTGTTCGGCGACCGCGACTTCGTCGACCGTGGTGCGCCGACGCTGGCGCTGCTGCTCATCGCTGCCGCGCTGCGGTTCGTCACCGGAACGCTGGGGCAGGGCTTGTTCGCTTGTCACGAACAACAGTTCTTCTTCCGGCTTTTCGTCGCGACGCTATTCGTGAACGTGGCACTGAACCTCTGCCTGGACGGGCGATTCGGCGCGATCGGCGCCGGAGTCTCGCTGGTATGTACCGAGCTGAGTGGTTGGATACTGGCCAGCTGGCGGCTGCGCAGCAACTGCGGCTACCGCACTCCGGTGATCTTCTTGGCGCGGCTGCTGGTTCCGACTGTCGCCAGTGTGGTGGTGGTGCTGGTCCTTTCGGGATATCACGTGGTGTTTGTCCTGACAGCCGCGGCGGCCACGTACCTCGGGATAAACATGGTGGCCGGCCCCCTCAACTGGTCGATGCTGACCTCGATCTTCCGGAAACAGGTGACCACATGACAACCGAGCTGGATCGTGCCTACCTCAAACGCCCGTCGACGATTCCCGGCACGCCGCGGACCGAGTTACCCCCGGACCGGCCGCTGTCGGCACTGATCGTCACCTACAAGAGCCACGACCTGGTGGAGCAGTGCCTGGCCGGATTGGCCGAACACGCACCCGAGCTGCCGGTCTACGTCTATGAGAACAGCGGCGACACCTACCCCGGCCGCGCCGAACTGGCCGCCCGCCACCCACATGTGCACTGGGTATTGGGCCCGGTCAATCTCGGCTTCGGCGGAGCCTTCAACGCGTTGGTGGAGCACACGCCCCCCGACACCGATCTGCTGCTGCTCAACGCCGACACCCGACTGACCGGGCCGCTGACCCGCACCCGTGCGCTACTGCGCCAGCCCGGTGTCGCGGCCGTCTCACCGCTGATCCAGGACGCAGGAGCCCCCGGGCCGCAGCGGTGGGACATCGCGACCCGGCGCCGCACCCTGACGCGGGCGCTGGTGGCCGCCGCAGGCTATTCCGACCGGTTCCGCGGCACCCCGGTCTCTCACCTGTACCCGGAGCAGCCCGGCGAATCGCAATGTATCGACGGTTATCTGGCCGGTATCTGCCTGGCCATCAGCCGCGCGGCATGGAACCAGATCGGCGGGTTCGACGAGGAATTCTTTCTTTACGGCGAGGAAACCGACTGGCAGGAGCGAGCCGCGGCCGCGGGCTGGCGCATTCTGCTGGCCAACGAGCTCGACGTCGACCACGGCAACCCGGCGGCCGCCAAAGCTCAGCAACGGACCAACGGCGAATCCGTGTGCGCGCATGGTGCGCAAGTCTCCACCGTCGAACGCTTCCGTAACCGGGACCTGTTGCGCGCCAACATCGCGTTGCTGCTCGAACACCAGGACGGCGTACACCACGCCGACGTCTACCTGGCTGCCACCTCGGTGCTGGACCGGGTGCAGCGCTCCAAGCGCGAAGTCCGCAAGCTTGCGGTCCGAGCCGGCACCGGCAAACCCGCGATCGTCATCACTACCAATCGCTTGGTGTACGGCGGCGCGGAACGTCAAAAGGCGCTGCTAGCAGCGGAACTGGCTCGCCGCGGCTACCCGGTCACCATCGTCTGCATGCAGCGGTTCGGGCCGCTGATCAAAGAGATCCCGCACAGCGTGCGGGTGGTGCGCCAACCCTGGTGGGCGCCGATGGTCGACCTGCCCCCCGGCCCGGCGGTGCTGATCAGTGGCGACACCAATACTGAGACGGGCTTCGCAACCCTCTGGCGCGCCAGGTCTGGGAACCGGCGCTGGCTGGTAGCTCCGCACGTTCCGCCAGAGACCGACCGGCCCATCTACTCGCGGCCGCTGACCGCCGCAATGCGGCGCGCCGATGCATTAATCGTCTTGGCACAACGGCATTGGGAGATGTTGACACCGCACCACAACCTAAAGGGACACCCCTTCATCGCTCCCAACGGCGTGGAGCCGGCCTTTGCCCGGGATTTGACCGATTTGGGCCCGCGGATCCGCCCGCCGGGCGCGCCGCCGCACCTGGTGATGCTATCGCGCATCGTTGAACACAAGAACCCGCAGCTGTTGATCGAGGCGCTCGGGCAGCTAACGGAATTGCCTTGGCGGCTATCAATTTTCGGCGACGGTCCCGATCGCGAGCGGTTGGAAGCCGGCACTCCAGCGGCCCTTCGGAACCGCGTCCAGTGGCGCGGCTGGTCGCCCGGGCCGGGTCCAGCCTTGGCCGATGCCGATCTGCTTTGCGTCCCAAGCCGTTCCGAGGCTTTCCCACTGGTGATTTTGGAAGCCATGTCCCGGGGGGTGCCGGTGGCCGCGTCGGGTATCTGCGCGGTCCCCGAGATGCTGGACTTCGGCAAAGCCGGCTTCGTCGTCGAACCGGTATCGGTGGCAGCCTGGCGAGCCCAGTTAGCCGACATCCTGTCCAAGCCGGAGGAATTGCCGCAGGTCGGCCGGCGCGGTCTGGAGCGGCTGCACAAGCACTACACGGTCGCTGCGATGGCCGATGCCTACATCGACGCGATCGCCGCGGTGGTGTGACACCTGTGCACACTCCGCAATCCGACCTAGCTCACCCAACCAAAGAATCGAGACTCAGATGAAGTGCCGCCTGTGCGACTCGGACCGGATGCTCAGCGTCCTGGACTTGGGCGCGACACCGCCCTGCGAAAAAATCCTCGCTGCCGACGAACTCGACCTGCCCGAACCCACCTACCCGCTGCACCTGCGGCTGTGCCAGGACTGCCTGCTGCTGCAGATCCCGGCGCTGATCACTCCGGAAGAGACCTTCACCGAATATGCCTACTACTCTTCGTATTCCGATAGCTGGGTCGAACATGCGGAGACGTTCGTCGCCGAGGCAGCCGAGCGGCTGGGTCTTGGCCCCGACTCCTTCGTGGTCGAGGCCGCCAGTAATGACGGTTATCTCCTGCAACACGCGGTTGCCAGGGGAATCCCGTGCCTGGGTATCGAGCCGTCGTTGAACGTGGGTGCCGCGGCCGTCGAGCGTGGCGTTCCGACGGTATCGGAGTTCCTGGACCAGGATCTCGCCCGCGGGGTGCGGGCCCAACACGGACCGGCGAATCTGGTGGTGGCCAACAACGTCTACGCGCACATTCCCGACCTGCGCGGCTTCACGCAGTCGCTGCGGGGCCTACTCGCTGACGACGGCTGGCTTAGCATCGAGGTGCACCACGCGCTAAACCTAGTGTGTCTGGGCCAGTTTGACACCATCTACCACGAGCACTTCCAGTACTACACGGTGTTCTCGGCGCGAAATGCGCTCGCCAGCGCCGGCCTGGCCGTCGTCGACGTCGAAATGCTGCCCACCCACGGCGGGTCGATCCGGGTGTGGGCGCGGCCCATAGAGGTCGCCGGACCGCCCACCGACCGGGTCGAGCAGATCCTACGGATCGAAGAGGCCGCGGGATTGCATCGCCCCGAGGGCTATCAGCAGCTACGGCAACGCACCGAGCAGATCCGCCATGACCTGCTGCGGTTCCTGCTGCAGTGCCGGGCCGAGGGTAAGCGGGTGGTCGGCTACGGCGCCCCGGGCAAGGGCAACACCTTGTTGAACTACTGCGGGATTCGCACCGATCTGCTCGAATACACTGTCGACCGTAATCCGTACAAACACGGGCATTTCACGCCGGGCACCCGAATCCCGATTCACGATCCCGACCGCATCGCCCAGGACCGCCCGGACGTGATCCTGGTGCTGCCCTGGAACCTGGAGACCGAGATCACCGAACAACTGAGCTACGTCACCGAGTGGGGCGGTCAGATCGTCTACCCGCTCCCCAACCTGCACCTGGCGACCAGCGTGAAATCGCGCAGTGCCGCACTCGCATGAACGGGTGCCGGGCGTGTGGCAAGCGTGGCCTGACCCGGGTGCTCGACCTAGGGAATGTGCCGGCGGCTGACCATTTTCCGTTGCTCAGCGAGCCGATCGACCCCCGGGAAACGGCACATGAGCTGGCAATGGACCTGTGCGGGAGCTGCGGCCTGGCCCAACTCGCCGACGACGACACCATCACCGAAGAACCCCGCGGTGTCGAGCCGCAAGCACTCCGCGACCAGGCCGCCGACGCGGTGCAGCGCGTCGCCGATCGCGGCTGGCTGCGCGGTCGCACGGTCCGCGAGTTCGGCAGTCCACACGGCGGGACCTGGTTACCGTTGCTCGCCGAGCGCGGCATGGCCCAAGCCGAGGTCGCCGATCTGGTGCTGGACTCGTTCGGCGTCATGCATGAGGCGGATCAACGGGCCTCCTTCGAGCTGCGCGCCAAGGTGACCGCCCCGGGCGGAGTGCTGCTGGTGCAGTTCCCGTCGTTGCAGGCAATGATCGAGCAGGGCCAGTGGAACTCGCTGCGCCACGGTCACTTCGGCTACTACTCGCTGACTGCGATGACCAATCTGCTGCGTGCGGTCGGGATGAGTGTGGCCACCGCGTGGCAGTTCGACCTTTACGGCGGGACTTTTCTGGTGGCCGCTGTGCACGGCCACGTCGAACCCGACCAGTACGTCCACGACATCCTGGCCCGCGAACGCGAATTCGGGGTGATGCAACCGGAGGTGCTGAGACGCATGCAGCGGGCCGTCGACGCCCATGCCGCGCAGTTGCGCGCATGGCTGGCGGCACAGTCCGACCAGGGCCGCACTGTATACGGATACGCCGCCGGTTCGCGGGTTCCGGCACTGTTCAGCATTGCAAAGGTGGACCGGCGGCTGGTCATGGCTGTGGCCGACGGCTCTGCCGCCAAGCAGGGCCGCCGGCTGCCCGGCACCGACATCGCCATCATCTCCCCCGAACAACTCATCGCCGCCGACCCCGACCGGGTCCTGCTGACGCTGCCCGATCTCTACGGCGAACTGCAGCAACAATACCCGCAGTTCGCCGGGCGCTGGTGGGTGGACAACGGCCCGCTGCAGAGTCAGAATTCATTGTGAATCCTCCTCGGGTGCTTTGGCTTTCGCCATGGATGCGGCCGTTGGCGCGCGTTCAGGCCGAGGCGTTGCAGCGCCGGGGCGCCGACGTGTTGCTGGTCACCTCAGATCAGCATCCGGAGTCCGACGGGCCCCGTGATTACGAGCTGGTGCTCGACCCGCGGTTCCGCAGTGCCGCGACGTGGCCGGCCACAGTTAGGGCTTGGCGCCGGGTCCGGGATTTCCGGCCCGACGTGGTGCTCACCGAACTGGTCCGCGACCCGCGCTGGATCGCACTGGCCGGTGGAGCACCGCGGGTGCAGCTGGTGCATGACGACCGACCGCATGACGTGGCCGAACAACGACCCGGCTACGAGGCCGCGGTCTTCGACCGCTGGGGTGCAAGCTCTTTGGCAACTATTACCTACAGCCGGTACGTGGCAGCCGGGATTGCCGCTCGGCGCGACGTCTCCGGCATGCCGGTGCACGTGGTGCCACTGGCCAGTGACCTAGACCCGGCATTGGTCCCCGATCCGGCGGCCGCAGACCGGCGACGCGATTTCGTGATGATCGGCCGGCTCAACCCGTACAAGAACGTCGAGGTCGTACTGTCGGCATGGCAGCAGCATGCGACCGGAACTGGTTGGCGCGGTGACAATCTGGTGCTTATCGGGGACGGTCTGATCGATCCCGATCGATTGCCAGGCCATACCGAGTGGCGTTGCGGCAGCTACCGTTACGCCGATGTGCTGGCCACGCTGACCGCGGCCAAGGGCTCGGTGGCTCACTACCGGCGCGCCTCGCAGAGCGGGGTGCAAGTGCTCTCGATGCAGCTCGGCGTGATGCCGATCGTCTCCGATCGCGGCGCCCTACCCGAATATCAGCCCAGCGATTGCCCGCCGGTCAAAGTCGACGATATCGACGCTCTGACGGCCGCTTTCGACACGCTCGCTGATCCGGACACCGCTGCGCGGCAGGGCGTTGCCGCCGCCCGCCACTACGCGCGCAACTATGCGGTCGGTCATGCCGCCGAACGGCTGCTCGAGGTGATCGACGCGGCGCGCCGACCGAGGAGAGCCACGGTCGCCTTCTAGCGTCCCGATGGCCCTGGCCGACACGCACGGCCCCGGCGCATCCATTGCGATCGGGCACCTGACCATGCCCGAAAGCTCCTAGGAGAGGAAGCTGGCTAGGACCGGAAGCCATCCACCAGTTCGGGCGACCGCACCGCACAGAAATCGTGCACGTAACCCTTCGGCATCGCAAACGGAT
The nucleotide sequence above comes from Mycobacterium vicinigordonae. Encoded proteins:
- a CDS encoding glycosyltransferase; amino-acid sequence: MTTELDRAYLKRPSTIPGTPRTELPPDRPLSALIVTYKSHDLVEQCLAGLAEHAPELPVYVYENSGDTYPGRAELAARHPHVHWVLGPVNLGFGGAFNALVEHTPPDTDLLLLNADTRLTGPLTRTRALLRQPGVAAVSPLIQDAGAPGPQRWDIATRRRTLTRALVAAAGYSDRFRGTPVSHLYPEQPGESQCIDGYLAGICLAISRAAWNQIGGFDEEFFLYGEETDWQERAAAAGWRILLANELDVDHGNPAAAKAQQRTNGESVCAHGAQVSTVERFRNRDLLRANIALLLEHQDGVHHADVYLAATSVLDRVQRSKREVRKLAVRAGTGKPAIVITTNRLVYGGAERQKALLAAELARRGYPVTIVCMQRFGPLIKEIPHSVRVVRQPWWAPMVDLPPGPAVLISGDTNTETGFATLWRARSGNRRWLVAPHVPPETDRPIYSRPLTAAMRRADALIVLAQRHWEMLTPHHNLKGHPFIAPNGVEPAFARDLTDLGPRIRPPGAPPHLVMLSRIVEHKNPQLLIEALGQLTELPWRLSIFGDGPDRERLEAGTPAALRNRVQWRGWSPGPGPALADADLLCVPSRSEAFPLVILEAMSRGVPVAASGICAVPEMLDFGKAGFVVEPVSVAAWRAQLADILSKPEELPQVGRRGLERLHKHYTVAAMADAYIDAIAAVV
- a CDS encoding class I SAM-dependent methyltransferase gives rise to the protein MKCRLCDSDRMLSVLDLGATPPCEKILAADELDLPEPTYPLHLRLCQDCLLLQIPALITPEETFTEYAYYSSYSDSWVEHAETFVAEAAERLGLGPDSFVVEAASNDGYLLQHAVARGIPCLGIEPSLNVGAAAVERGVPTVSEFLDQDLARGVRAQHGPANLVVANNVYAHIPDLRGFTQSLRGLLADDGWLSIEVHHALNLVCLGQFDTIYHEHFQYYTVFSARNALASAGLAVVDVEMLPTHGGSIRVWARPIEVAGPPTDRVEQILRIEEAAGLHRPEGYQQLRQRTEQIRHDLLRFLLQCRAEGKRVVGYGAPGKGNTLLNYCGIRTDLLEYTVDRNPYKHGHFTPGTRIPIHDPDRIAQDRPDVILVLPWNLETEITEQLSYVTEWGGQIVYPLPNLHLATSVKSRSAALA
- a CDS encoding class I SAM-dependent methyltransferase, giving the protein MNGCRACGKRGLTRVLDLGNVPAADHFPLLSEPIDPRETAHELAMDLCGSCGLAQLADDDTITEEPRGVEPQALRDQAADAVQRVADRGWLRGRTVREFGSPHGGTWLPLLAERGMAQAEVADLVLDSFGVMHEADQRASFELRAKVTAPGGVLLVQFPSLQAMIEQGQWNSLRHGHFGYYSLTAMTNLLRAVGMSVATAWQFDLYGGTFLVAAVHGHVEPDQYVHDILAREREFGVMQPEVLRRMQRAVDAHAAQLRAWLAAQSDQGRTVYGYAAGSRVPALFSIAKVDRRLVMAVADGSAAKQGRRLPGTDIAIISPEQLIAADPDRVLLTLPDLYGELQQQYPQFAGRWWVDNGPLQSQNSL
- a CDS encoding glycosyltransferase family 4 protein — encoded protein: MLWLSPWMRPLARVQAEALQRRGADVLLVTSDQHPESDGPRDYELVLDPRFRSAATWPATVRAWRRVRDFRPDVVLTELVRDPRWIALAGGAPRVQLVHDDRPHDVAEQRPGYEAAVFDRWGASSLATITYSRYVAAGIAARRDVSGMPVHVVPLASDLDPALVPDPAAADRRRDFVMIGRLNPYKNVEVVLSAWQQHATGTGWRGDNLVLIGDGLIDPDRLPGHTEWRCGSYRYADVLATLTAAKGSVAHYRRASQSGVQVLSMQLGVMPIVSDRGALPEYQPSDCPPVKVDDIDALTAAFDTLADPDTAARQGVAAARHYARNYAVGHAAERLLEVIDAARRPRRATVAF